ATGAGCGCCTTGAGATCCTGGATGGATGCCGGTTTCGGCAGGTGCGCGTTGAAGCCGGCTTCCAGCGCGCGGCGTGCATCGGCGCGCCGGCCGAAGCCCGACATGGCAATGGAACGCAGCTCGCGCGTGGCCGGCCGCCGCCGCACCTCGGCAATGAACTGGTAGCCGTCCATCTCGGGCATGCCGAGGTCCGACACCAGCAGGTCGTAGCTGTTCGACTCGAGCAATTCAAGACCTCGTTTCGCGCTTTGCGCGACATCGACGATCGCGCCCTCGAGCCGCAGCACCTCGGCGAACGGGGCCAGGGCGTCGGCATAGTCGTCCACCGCGAGCACGCGCCAGCCGCTGAGGCTCACTTCGGCCGGCTTCCTTTCCGCCGAGGTTTCGACCGCCGCGCCCACCTGCGGCAGCCACACGCTGAACTCGGCCCCGAGGCCCACACCGGCCGAGCGGACCTCGACACGGCCGCCGTGCGCCCGCGTGAGTTCGTGCACCAGCGCGAGCCCGATGCCCAGGCCGCCATTGGGCGGCGTCAAGTCGCCGCTCGCCTGGTTGAACATGCCGAACACCTGCGGAAGAAACTCCGCGTCGATGCCGCAGCCGGTGTCGGCCACGGTCAGCTTGCCGAAATTCTCCTCGGCCACCACGCGAACGGAAATGCGGCCGCCGTCGGGCGTGAACTTGACGGCGTTGCTCAACAGGTTCCAGACGATCTGCTCCATCCGCACCCGGTCGCCGCTGCAACGCACACCGGCTTCGCAATGCGCGTCCAACACCAGCTTCTTGCCCGCCACGTCGCTCACCGCGGCGTGCGCGGTGGTCTGCACCAGCTCACCCAGGTCGACCGCCACGCGGTTCAGGCGCAGCTTGCCGGTGCGGATGCGCGAGAGATCGAGCAGGTCGTTGATGATGCGCGTCTGGCTGGCCACGGCGCGCTTGATGGTCTCTCCCACCCGCCGCACCGCCGGCTGCTCCGCGGTGTTCGGCATGTGCATCAGCAGCTCGGCGTTCATCTGGATCAGGTTGAGCGGCTGCTTCAGTTCGTGCGACATCACGGCGAGGAACTGGTCCTTGAGCTCGTTGGCCGCCTGCGCGCTGAGGCTGGCTTTCTTTTCCTTGAAAAGCCGTTGCTCCTGCGCGAGCTCGTGCTGCTTGGTGCCGGTCATGTCGCGCGCGATCTTGGCGAAACCGCCGCCCGCAGTGGGCTCCACCGGCGTGGTGACGCCGCTGCAGAAAAATCGGCTGCCGTCCTTGCGCTGATGCCAACGCTCGTCTTCGGCCCGGCCCCGTTCCACGGCGCGGCGCATTTCGAGCTCGGGCACCCCGTTCGCCTGGTCTTCCGCGGTGAAGATCACCGCGAGGGGCCGGTGCAGCATTTCTTCCTCGGTGTAGCCGAAGATGCGCTGGGCACCGGCGTTCCAGCTCGTGATCAGGCCCTGGTCGTCCGTGGTGATGATGGCAAAGTCGCGCGTGGTGGCGGCCACCAGGCGCAGCCGCTCTTCGCCCGCGCGCACCCGCTCCTCGGCGGTGTGCAGGTCGGTGATGTCGAAGAAGTTCAGGATCGCGCCTTCGATCTTGTCTTCCGCCGTGCGGTAGGGGAGTATCCGCGCCATAAAATGCCGCCCGTCCACGCTGGTGACATGCCGCTCGCTGATGCGCAGCTCCTTGAAGGCCGAGGCCGTGTCGTCCGCAAGCTGCGGGTAGTCGAGCCGGCTGGTGATGTCGAACAGCGAACGCCCGATGTCCGACTGGATCAGGTTGAACAGATTGCTCGCATGCGGCGTGTAGCGCTTGATGTGCATGCCGCGGTCCACGAACACGGTCGCAATCTCGGACGACGCGATCAGGTTCTGCAGGTCGTCGTTGATGTGGCCGCGCTCTTCCACCTTCATCTTGAGCTCGAAGTTCACCGTCACGAGCTCTTCGTTCATCGATTGCAGCTCTTCCTTGCTGGTCTCGAGTTCTTCGGTGGCGGAGCGAAGCTCCTCGTTGATGGCCTGCAGCTCCTCGTTGGAGGCCTTCAGTTCCTCGGTCGAGGTTTCGGCGCCTTCGATGGTGTCCTGGAGGTGCAGCTTGAGCTGGCGGATCTCGTCTTCCATCTGGCCGATGAGCAGCTCGCGCGCCGCGTCGGCCGGCTCGCCGCCTTCCGCGCGCATGCTGTCTTCCACCTCGTCGAAAACCACGAGCGTGAGCTGCGGCGCGCCCTCCTCCTGCTGCTGCAGCGGCCGCACCGTGATGTTGAGAAACACCTGCCGGCCGTCCTCCCGGCTCTGCAGCAGCCGGGCTTCCACGCTGCGGGAGGTCTGCGCGGCCTTGAAGAGCGCGGTCCGCAGTTCCAGCCGCAAGTCGGGCCGCACGTTGTTCAGCAGGTTGTTCGACGGCTCGCCGCTGGCCCGCTCGAGAAAGCGGCCGACGCCGTTGGACAGGTGCAGCACGTCGTGCTCGCTGTCGATGAGCACGCTCGGCGGTGAAAACTGCTCCAGCGCGCGCTGGTGCAGCTCTGCAAAACTCAGGCCGGCGGCACGCTTGGGCGAGCGCAGCGCCGCCAGCGGCACCGGCGAGCCCGGCTTGACCGGCGCATCGCTGATCAGCGGCATGTGGCGCCCCGGCGGCAACTCGGTGTTCACGCGGTAGATGCGGTTCTTCTTGTCGACCGCGGTGAACAGGTTCCCCACCGCGTCGATCGACTCCGATGTGCCCAGAAACAGGTAGCCGCCGGGCCGCAGCGCGATGCGGAACATCTCCAGCACATGGGCCTGTGCCGCACGGTCGAGATAGATCAACAGGTTGCGGCAGCAGATGATGTCCAGCCGCGAGAACGGCGGGTCGCGCAGCAGGTTGTGCAGCGCGAAGAGCACCGGCTCGCGCACTGAGGTCGCGATGCGGTACTGGTCTTGTTCGGCCACGAAGAACTGCCGCAGCCGCGAAGGCGAGATGTCCTCGGCAATGCCCTGCGCGTAGAGGCCGCGGCGCGCCGTGGCAATGGCACGCTCGTCGATGTCGGTGGCAAAGATCTGGATGCCGAGCGGCTTGGACTGCCGGTCGATCTGTTCACGCAGCAACATGCCGAGCGAATAGGCTTCCTCGCCCGTGGCGCAGCCCGCCACCCACGCGCGCACCTGCTCGCCGGCCTGCCTGTTTTCGATCAGCAGCGGAATCGCATCGCGCTCGAGCGCCTCGAAGGCTTCGGCGTCGCGAAAGAAATTGGTCACGCTGATGAGCATGTCCTGCAGCAGCGGCCCCGCTTCTTCGGGGTGGTCGTGCAGGAAGTCGCGATAGGCCGGCAGGTCGGCCAGGCGGTTCACCTGCAGCCGGCGTTCGATGCGGCGCAGCACCGTGGCGCGCTTGTAGTGGCGGAAGTCGTGCCGCGTGTAGGTGCGCAGCTGCGCCATGATTTCCTGCAGCGCCTTTTCGGCCGCCTTGGCCGCGGCGTCGCTGTCGGGCTCCTGGGCGAATTCGGCCTGCTCGCCATATGGCATGCGAATGCGCTGGGCGTTGCGCCAATGCTCGACCAGGCGCTGGCCCATGTCGGCCGCCGGCAGCACGATGTCCACCATGCCGGTGGCAATGGCCGCGCGCGGCATGCCGTCGTGCGCCGCGTCTTCGGGCGTCTGCGCGATGGCAACGCCGCCGTTCTCCTTCACGCGCGTGAGGCCGACCGCGCCGTCGCTTCCGGTACCCGACATCACGATGCAGACGGCACGTTCCCTGTGCACCTCGGCCATGGCGCGAAAGAACACGTCCACCGCCACGTGCTGGCCCTTGACGCGTTCGCTGGGGGCCACCCGCAGGTAGCCATCGTTCATCGTGAGCTCGACACCCGGCGGAATCACGTAGACATGGTCCGCCTCGACCGGCATCGGTTGCGTGACCTGCTTCACGGGCATGTGCGTGGAACGCTGAAGAATGTCGGCGGCATTGCTCTCATGCTCGGGCGACAGGTGCAGGATGACGACGAAGGCCATGCCCGCGTCGGCCGGCATCTGCTCGAAAAAGCGGATCAATGCTTCCAGCCCGCCCGCGGAAGCGCCGATGCCGATGACCGGAAAGCTCAACGTGCTGGGCGTGAGCTTGCGTTCATCGGCGCGAGAGGGAGAAGACGGCTTCGATTTGGGCATTGAATGTCATTGCGGGGCCGCACAGCCCCGGGGCCTGCCGCGGACGGCGTTCGAACCTGAAATTCTGCCCCTTGTCGTCGCCATATTTCGCTTTGGGGCGGGTTTTCCTTTCTTTTTTGTCCATTCGCGGCGTGCGATCAGCCGGATTCGCGGCCGACCGGGTATTCGCGCTGTTCCTACAAGCCCCGTCGACGGCCTCTTGCCGTCGCCGAATGGTTGCGGCGCATGGTCGCGCTTTCTGCTTTCTGCTTTCTGCTTTCTGCTTTCTGCTTTCTGCTTTCTGCTTTCTGCTTCTGCTTTCTGCTTTCTGCTTTCTGCTTCATCAAGAGGATCGACCATGCAATCGCGAATCATCTTTCCGCTGGCCCTGGGAGCGCTGCTTGCGGCATGCGGCGGCAGCAACACGGCGTCGAACGTCGAGGCGCCGGGCGCCGGCAAGAGCGCGAAGACCGCGACGCTGGAAACCGGCGCCGCGGCGCTCCAGGACAAGCCGCCGCTCGAGGCGCTGAACGCGTACCTGGACGGCTTTCATTTCTACAGCGGCAACATGCAGGCGCAGATGGAAGCGCATCATTACTGCGCGATGCTCAACGAAGAGCTGATCCAGTGCGTGATCTACGACGGCAACGTGAAGAACGCCAAGATCATGGGCGTCGAGTACATCGTGAGCGACCGGCTTTTCAAGTCGCTGCCGGCGCAGGAAAAAGCCTTGTGGCACAGCCATGTGCACGAGGTGAAGTCGGGCCAGCTCGTCGCACCGGGCATTCCGCAGGCGGCCGAGCACGAACTCATGAAAAAGCTCGTCGGAACCTACGGCAAGACCTTTCACACCTGGCACACCGATCTGCAGAAGGAGCTCCCCATTGGCGTTCCCCAAGTCATGATGGGATTCACCGCCGACGGCCAGGTCAATGCCGGCATGGTCGCCGAACGCGACAAGCGCTTCGGCATCGACTCCGCCGAAAAGAAAAAGAGCCGCGAGGACATTCCCGCCCCACCGATTGCCGAAGGCGCGAACAGCTGGCAGACCGGCAAGGCGGTGCAGATTGCGGACCCCACCGGGACCGATCACCACCCACCCCAGGGCGCCGCCGCGGCGGGACCATCGCCGAACAAGTAGGACGACCGCCACCGCTGCGTGCCGCGCGGACTGGCCGACGGCACGTCGTCCGACGCCTCGCACCCGACGCAATGCCTAGCGTCGGAGCGATGCAAGCGCCCGACCGCACACCATCGATACTTGCCGCGATGCACCCGATGAAGATCGGCGTGCTCACCTTTCACCGCTGCATCAACTACGGCTCGTATTGGCAGGCGCGTTGCCTGGTGGAAGCCTTGCGCGACATGGGCCACCGCGCCGTGCTGCTCGACCACCACTCGCATCGCGTGGACATGGCCGAATGGCGCTGCGCGCTCCGCCCGGTGCTGCCCACACCGGTGTCCGCCGCGGACCGGAAGCTCTACGGGCAGAAGACACGCAAGTTTCTGGCATCGATCCACGCGCTCCCCCGCTCGCGCCGCTTCGCACTGGACCATCCCGAAGAAATGGAAGACTTCGACACGGTGGTGGTCGGCAGCGACGAAGTGTGGAACCTCTCTCATCCCTGGTATGGCCAGTGCCCCCTGTTCTTCGGCGAGCGCTTGCGCGCGAAGCGGCTCATCGCATACGCGGCCAGCTTCGGCAACTACCCGGTCGAGCAAGGTTTGCCGCAACATTGGGCACGGATGCTGCACCAATTCCATCGCGTGTCTGTGCGCGACGGCAACTCGCGCGCGCTGCTGGGCAGGGCGCTCGGGCACGCCCCCGAACTGGTGCTCGACCCTTGCCTGCAGTTCGCGCCGCCGCCCGATTCGGGCAGGGAACGGGGGGCGCGCCATGTCGCCGTGTACGGCCACAACTTCAGCGGATGGTTCGCGGCACGCATGCGCGAGTGGGCCCGCAAGCGGAACATGCGGCTGGTGAGCATCGGCTACCGCAACGACTGGGCCGACACCCAGTGGCTCACCGCGGGCCCCGAGGATTTCGCGCGCTTCATGGCCGATGCGGACGCGGTCGCAACCAACTTCTTTCACGGCTGCGTGTTCGCGCTCCGCAACCGCAAACCGTTTCTCTGCGAGAACTCGCCCTACCGGGCGATCAAGATCCAGGATCTTCTGTCCGCTCTGGGTGCGCAGAGCCATCTCGCGGATGCCGCCACGCCGGCTGTGCGTTGCGACGCCAGCCTGTCGGAGCCGTTGGCGCCCTCGATCGACGCGCGCATCGCGGCCATGCGCGCCTCATCGGCGGAATACCTCCACCAGGCGCTGCAGGAAGAACCGGATTCCCGCGCATCGGGGTGCGCCCATGCATGAGCCGCGACAAAACCCGCGCCCTGCCCCCTCCGAGGTCATGCGCTCGGGTCTTTGCATCGGGTGCGGCAGTTGCGTGGCGCAGGCGCGCAGCGCGACAAGGCCGGGGCTTCCGGCGAGCGATCCCGAAGCGCCGCGCATGCGTCTCGACCGGCACGGCGAACTCAAGCCGGAGGGGCCCGCGGCGTGGCTGCGACAGGGCACCGAGGCCTTCTCGCGCACCTGCCCGTTCTCTCCCGCGGCGCGCAACGAGACCGAGCTTGCGGCCGGACTTTTCCCCGAAGCCGTTCACGACGACCCGCTGGTAGGACGCTTTCACAGCGCCTACGTAGGGCATGCAGAAGAAGGAAATTTTCGCGCGCACGGCAGCTCCGGCGGCATGGTCAGCTGGACCGTCTCCGAATTGCTGCGCACGGGGCGGGTCGATGCCGTGGCCCACGTCGTGCCGTCGGACGACGAGCGGTTCTTTCGCTACCGCTTGTCGCGCACGCCCGAGGAGATCGATGCCGGCGCCAAGTCTCGCTACTACCCGGTGGAAATGTCCGAGGTGCTCGAGACGATACGCGCCGTGCCGGGCCGGTATGCGGTGGTCGGCGTGCCCTGCTTCATCAAGGCGGTGCAACTGCTGCGCCGCGAAGACCCGCTGATGCGCGAGCGCATCGCATTCACGCTGGGCCTGTTTTGCGGCCACATGAAAAGCGCGCGCCTGGTCGAAAGCTTTGCCTACCAGATGGGCGTGGGTGTCGAAGACATCCGCGCCGTGGAGTACCGCCTGAAGGACGCCCGGCGGCCCGCCAACTGGTACACCGCGCAACTCACCCTGCGCGACGGACGCAGCGTGCAGCGCGACTGGTTCCATCTGGCCGAGGGAGACTGGGGCTCCGGCTTTTTCCAGAACGAGGCCTGCAACTTCTGCGACGACGTCGTTTCCGAAACCGCCGACATTTCGTTCGGCGACGCATGGGTCGAGCCCTATTCGTCCGACGGGCGTGGGACCAACGTGGTGATCGTGCGCTCCCCGGTGCTGCATGCGCTCGTGGCCGATGCAGTCGCCGCGGGTCGCCTCTGCCTGGCGCCCGTCGATGCGGCATTTCTTGCGCAGACGCAGGCGGCCGGCTTCCGCCAGCGGCGCGAAGGGCTGGCTTACAGGCTCAGCTGGCGGCGCCCGGGGCGGCATCGCAGCCTGCAGCCGGTCAAGCGGGTGCGCCCCGGCCGCGCCCTGCCCTGGCGCCGAAAACTCATCTACCGCATGCGCGCCGCCATCACCCGGTGGAGCCGGCGCCTGTTCGCGCTCGCACGATCGACGGGCAGCCGTTCGCTGTATGTGCGATGGGCCCGCGGCGCGCTGGCGCTGTACCACGCACTGGCGTATTCCAGGGGCCGCCTCGGTTCATGGATGGCGCGCCTGGCACCCGACGACCCGGGCGGCCGCTGAAGCAAGCCACGCAGCTTGGCGCTCAGCCGCCGCCCACGCCGACGTTGACCTTGCCGGTTCCGCCGCATTCGGGGCAGGTCTCGCCGCCCTTCCCGCGCCCGCTGCCGCCGCACAGGCGGCACACGGTTTCGCCGGTTCCCGGTACGCCAGGCGGCGCCTCGTCACCCGGCTGCATCGGCGGCGGCTGAACGAGGTCCACCGATGCGCCCGGGTCTTCTTCGCCCGTCACCGACTCCGAGAACGCGCCGGGTCGGATCTGCTTGACCGAATCTTTCGAGTCTTTCTTCATGCCTGTCTCTGCCCCCGCGAAAGTGGAACACGGCGGCAAGCATCCGCTGCATGCGCGAGCAATGCGCCAGCAGACGCCCACAGGCCCCGTCGGATAGCACCCACATGGCGCTGCACGCCGCGGGCACGCTGGTTGCCGACACCGTTGCGGCGGAACGACCGGCCCCGTGTGCTGTGCGCACGCCAACCGAAGAAAACAACAGCTGGAGAAAAAATGCCCCGCGACATCGAGCACGCCGCACCTGCGACAGCACATGCCACAGCCCATGCCGAAGCATCCGCTGAGGGCAGCGCACGCGCCGCCGTGCGCTGGACCCTCACGCGCAATCTCGCGACGACGCCGCGCATCTTCATGCTGCACATGGGCGCGGCGGCGGGCGGCAGTTGCGCGATCGGCATCGGATTCTGGGTCGCGGGCTATCCGCTGGTGTTCGGCTTCTGCGCCTGCCAGGCACTGGCGCTCCTGTCGGCCATGGTTCATTACACGATTCACGCGCTCGACGGCGAGCAGCTCGTGCTGACCGGCGAAACGCTCGAAGTGCAATGCATTCGCGGCTTTCGTTCGACCACTGTTCGCCTGAATCCTTGCTGGACCCGCCTTGAATTTCCGGCGGGCTCGGAACCACCGACGTTGTGCAGCGGCCGCACCCGCGTGCCCGTGGCCGTGCACCTGGGCGCTGCGCAGCGCCGCAAGTTCGCCGAAGACTTCAGCCGCCTGCTGGCCGGCGCGCGGACACTCGACAGCGCGCCATGAAGCCGGGCACGCGGCTTGCCGAACGCCGATGCCATCCACACCCCAGCGCGCCATGAGCCCCACACACCATCCATTCGCTTCCCTCGCCGCGAACGATGCCCTCACGGCCGCCGATGCGCACGACGAGCACCATGCCATGCCCCACGGCTGGCGCCGCTGGGTGCTGGCCACCAACCACAAGGACATCGGCACGCTCTACCTGCTCTTCAGCCTCACGATGCTGATGGTGGGCGGCATTCTCGCGCTGGGCATTCGCGCCGAGTTGTTCCAGCCGGGGCTGCAGCTTCTCAACCCCGAGCTCTACAACCAGTTCGTCACCATCCACGGGCTGGTGATGGTCTTCGGCGCGATCATGCCCGCCTTCGTGGGCTTTGCGAACTGGATGATCCCGCTGCAGGTGGGCGCATCGGACATGGCCTTTGCGCGCATGAACAACTTCAGCTTCTGGCTGCTGCCGCCCGCCGGGCTGATGCTGATTGCGCCCTTCTTCACGGCCGACGGTGCCGCCGCTTCGGGCTGGACGCTCTACCCGCCCCTGAGCCTTCAGATGGGCCCCGCCATGGACGCCGGCATCTTCGCGGTGCACATCATGGGCGCGAGTTCGATCATGGGCGCCATCAACATCATCGTCACCATTTTGAACATGCGCGCGCCCGGCATGCCGCTCATGAAGATGCCGATGTTCTGCTGGACCTGGCTCATCACCGCGTACCTGCTGATCGCGGTGATGCCGGTGCTGGCCGGCGCGGTGACCATGCTGCTCACCGACCGACATTTCGGCACCAGCTTCTTCAACCCCGCGGGCGGCGGCGACCCGGTGCTGTTCCAGCACATCTTCTGGTTCTTCGGCCACCCCGAGGTCTACATCATGATCCTGCCGGCCTTCGGCATCATCAGCCAGGTGGTGCCGGCCTTCTCGCGCAAGCGGCTGTTCGGCTATGCGTCGATGGTCTATGCCACGGCTTCCATCGCGATTCTCTCGTTCATCGTTTGGGCGCACCACATGTTCACCACCGGCATGCCGGTGACGGGGCAGCTCTTCTTCATGTACGCCACCATGCTGGTGGCGGTGCCCACGGCGGTGAAGGTGTTCAACTGGATCGCGACCATGTGGCAGTCTTCGCTGAGGCTCGAAACGCCCATGCTGTTCGCGCTGGGCTTCATCTTCGTTTTTTCCATCGGCGGACTCAGCGGGGTGATTCTTTCGATCTCGCCCATCGACATCCAGGTGCACGACACGCATTACGTGGTGGCGCACTTCCACTATGTGCTGGTGGCCGGCTCGCTGTTTGCCATGTTCTCGGGCTACTACTACTGGTCGCCCAAATGGACCGGCGTGATGTACGACGAGCTTCGCGGCCAGATTCATTTCTGGGTGTCGATCGCCAGCTTCAACGTGGGCTTCTTTCCCTTGCATTTTCTTGGGCTCGCGGGCATGCCGCGCCGCTATGCGGACTATCCGATGCAGTTCTCGGACTTCAACCACATCGCCAGCATCGGCGCGTTCGTCTTCGCGCTCGCGCAGGCCTACTTCGTCTTCTTCGTCGTGCTGCCGGCCATGAGGAAGCGCGGGAAACCCGCGCCCGCCAAACCGTGGGAAGGCGCCGAAGGGCTCGAGTGGGAGGTGCCTTCACCCGCGCCCTTTCATACCTTCGAGACGCCGCCCCGGCTGGACAGCACCGCCACCCGGGTCGTCGGCTGAACCGTGCCCATGCAGCGCCGCACCGGCCAGCGCGCTGCGCCACGCACCGCGCTGCGCCGTGCATCCCGCATCTCGACGCAAATGCCCGACGACGAAAAGCTCGCGCAGCTGCGCGAGGCGCACCGCCGCGGCAAGGTTGTGCTCTTCGTGGGCGCGGGCATCTCGATGGGGCTGGGCCTGC
The Variovorax paradoxus genome window above contains:
- a CDS encoding chemotaxis protein CheB, producing the protein MPKSKPSSPSRADERKLTPSTLSFPVIGIGASAGGLEALIRFFEQMPADAGMAFVVILHLSPEHESNAADILQRSTHMPVKQVTQPMPVEADHVYVIPPGVELTMNDGYLRVAPSERVKGQHVAVDVFFRAMAEVHRERAVCIVMSGTGSDGAVGLTRVKENGGVAIAQTPEDAAHDGMPRAAIATGMVDIVLPAADMGQRLVEHWRNAQRIRMPYGEQAEFAQEPDSDAAAKAAEKALQEIMAQLRTYTRHDFRHYKRATVLRRIERRLQVNRLADLPAYRDFLHDHPEEAGPLLQDMLISVTNFFRDAEAFEALERDAIPLLIENRQAGEQVRAWVAGCATGEEAYSLGMLLREQIDRQSKPLGIQIFATDIDERAIATARRGLYAQGIAEDISPSRLRQFFVAEQDQYRIATSVREPVLFALHNLLRDPPFSRLDIICCRNLLIYLDRAAQAHVLEMFRIALRPGGYLFLGTSESIDAVGNLFTAVDKKNRIYRVNTELPPGRHMPLISDAPVKPGSPVPLAALRSPKRAAGLSFAELHQRALEQFSPPSVLIDSEHDVLHLSNGVGRFLERASGEPSNNLLNNVRPDLRLELRTALFKAAQTSRSVEARLLQSREDGRQVFLNITVRPLQQQEEGAPQLTLVVFDEVEDSMRAEGGEPADAARELLIGQMEDEIRQLKLHLQDTIEGAETSTEELKASNEELQAINEELRSATEELETSKEELQSMNEELVTVNFELKMKVEERGHINDDLQNLIASSEIATVFVDRGMHIKRYTPHASNLFNLIQSDIGRSLFDITSRLDYPQLADDTASAFKELRISERHVTSVDGRHFMARILPYRTAEDKIEGAILNFFDITDLHTAEERVRAGEERLRLVAATTRDFAIITTDDQGLITSWNAGAQRIFGYTEEEMLHRPLAVIFTAEDQANGVPELEMRRAVERGRAEDERWHQRKDGSRFFCSGVTTPVEPTAGGGFAKIARDMTGTKQHELAQEQRLFKEKKASLSAQAANELKDQFLAVMSHELKQPLNLIQMNAELLMHMPNTAEQPAVRRVGETIKRAVASQTRIINDLLDLSRIRTGKLRLNRVAVDLGELVQTTAHAAVSDVAGKKLVLDAHCEAGVRCSGDRVRMEQIVWNLLSNAVKFTPDGGRISVRVVAEENFGKLTVADTGCGIDAEFLPQVFGMFNQASGDLTPPNGGLGIGLALVHELTRAHGGRVEVRSAGVGLGAEFSVWLPQVGAAVETSAERKPAEVSLSGWRVLAVDDYADALAPFAEVLRLEGAIVDVAQSAKRGLELLESNSYDLLVSDLGMPEMDGYQFIAEVRRRPATRELRSIAMSGFGRRADARRALEAGFNAHLPKPASIQDLKALIGKL
- a CDS encoding OBAP family protein; translated protein: MQSRIIFPLALGALLAACGGSNTASNVEAPGAGKSAKTATLETGAAALQDKPPLEALNAYLDGFHFYSGNMQAQMEAHHYCAMLNEELIQCVIYDGNVKNAKIMGVEYIVSDRLFKSLPAQEKALWHSHVHEVKSGQLVAPGIPQAAEHELMKKLVGTYGKTFHTWHTDLQKELPIGVPQVMMGFTADGQVNAGMVAERDKRFGIDSAEKKKSREDIPAPPIAEGANSWQTGKAVQIADPTGTDHHPPQGAAAAGPSPNK
- a CDS encoding polysaccharide pyruvyl transferase family protein, which encodes MHPMKIGVLTFHRCINYGSYWQARCLVEALRDMGHRAVLLDHHSHRVDMAEWRCALRPVLPTPVSAADRKLYGQKTRKFLASIHALPRSRRFALDHPEEMEDFDTVVVGSDEVWNLSHPWYGQCPLFFGERLRAKRLIAYAASFGNYPVEQGLPQHWARMLHQFHRVSVRDGNSRALLGRALGHAPELVLDPCLQFAPPPDSGRERGARHVAVYGHNFSGWFAARMREWARKRNMRLVSIGYRNDWADTQWLTAGPEDFARFMADADAVATNFFHGCVFALRNRKPFLCENSPYRAIKIQDLLSALGAQSHLADAATPAVRCDASLSEPLAPSIDARIAAMRASSAEYLHQALQEEPDSRASGCAHA
- a CDS encoding Coenzyme F420 hydrogenase/dehydrogenase, beta subunit C-terminal domain — its product is MRLDRHGELKPEGPAAWLRQGTEAFSRTCPFSPAARNETELAAGLFPEAVHDDPLVGRFHSAYVGHAEEGNFRAHGSSGGMVSWTVSELLRTGRVDAVAHVVPSDDERFFRYRLSRTPEEIDAGAKSRYYPVEMSEVLETIRAVPGRYAVVGVPCFIKAVQLLRREDPLMRERIAFTLGLFCGHMKSARLVESFAYQMGVGVEDIRAVEYRLKDARRPANWYTAQLTLRDGRSVQRDWFHLAEGDWGSGFFQNEACNFCDDVVSETADISFGDAWVEPYSSDGRGTNVVIVRSPVLHALVADAVAAGRLCLAPVDAAFLAQTQAAGFRQRREGLAYRLSWRRPGRHRSLQPVKRVRPGRALPWRRKLIYRMRAAITRWSRRLFALARSTGSRSLYVRWARGALALYHALAYSRGRLGSWMARLAPDDPGGR
- a CDS encoding DUF2244 domain-containing protein, whose protein sequence is MPRDIEHAAPATAHATAHAEASAEGSARAAVRWTLTRNLATTPRIFMLHMGAAAGGSCAIGIGFWVAGYPLVFGFCACQALALLSAMVHYTIHALDGEQLVLTGETLEVQCIRGFRSTTVRLNPCWTRLEFPAGSEPPTLCSGRTRVPVAVHLGAAQRRKFAEDFSRLLAGARTLDSAP
- the ctaD gene encoding cytochrome c oxidase subunit I → MSPTHHPFASLAANDALTAADAHDEHHAMPHGWRRWVLATNHKDIGTLYLLFSLTMLMVGGILALGIRAELFQPGLQLLNPELYNQFVTIHGLVMVFGAIMPAFVGFANWMIPLQVGASDMAFARMNNFSFWLLPPAGLMLIAPFFTADGAAASGWTLYPPLSLQMGPAMDAGIFAVHIMGASSIMGAINIIVTILNMRAPGMPLMKMPMFCWTWLITAYLLIAVMPVLAGAVTMLLTDRHFGTSFFNPAGGGDPVLFQHIFWFFGHPEVYIMILPAFGIISQVVPAFSRKRLFGYASMVYATASIAILSFIVWAHHMFTTGMPVTGQLFFMYATMLVAVPTAVKVFNWIATMWQSSLRLETPMLFALGFIFVFSIGGLSGVILSISPIDIQVHDTHYVVAHFHYVLVAGSLFAMFSGYYYWSPKWTGVMYDELRGQIHFWVSIASFNVGFFPLHFLGLAGMPRRYADYPMQFSDFNHIASIGAFVFALAQAYFVFFVVLPAMRKRGKPAPAKPWEGAEGLEWEVPSPAPFHTFETPPRLDSTATRVVG